In Deltaproteobacteria bacterium, a genomic segment contains:
- a CDS encoding DUF4105 domain-containing protein gives MVSRLSFHATGATAALVLALGALARPAAAAPEAVRVELLTMGRGEDLYTRFGHAAFRVRGGGHDDAVYNYGYTDFGAPGLIFDFLRGKARFWVVADSYAATVRYYRRENRGIRRIPLNLTDAQHRALASRLARNLLPENRTYTYHHYLDNCTTRLRDLLDDVTGGAVERQLRGRPTGYTFRDLTREGFAGRLEVLALSELLLGRALDRPVDAWTGGFLPMFLEPDLGKVQVGGRSLLGPVDVLHRRVGPEANQGNPLAGVTLLGLTAGGLALLGALALYLARKRSRWTGLCLVPSALLVGLNGLLVWSLVLFVKLPEIRENELALLLWPTDLLLLWPAVRLLRGRLFVGALLRGYLKARLAGVALLLLGHAVGLLHQEPRLWLLFGLALVPGWLCLLRLPRTLEAEGPLPSATAVEA, from the coding sequence ATGGTCTCGCGGCTCTCCTTCCACGCCACCGGCGCGACCGCCGCGCTCGTGCTCGCCCTCGGAGCGCTCGCGCGGCCGGCTGCCGCCGCTCCCGAAGCCGTGCGCGTGGAGCTCCTCACGATGGGACGCGGGGAGGACCTCTACACGCGCTTCGGGCACGCCGCCTTTCGCGTGCGGGGCGGCGGCCACGACGACGCGGTCTACAACTACGGCTACACGGACTTCGGCGCCCCGGGCCTGATCTTCGATTTTCTGCGCGGCAAGGCACGCTTCTGGGTCGTGGCGGACAGCTACGCGGCGACGGTGCGCTATTACCGGCGCGAGAACCGCGGCATCCGGCGCATCCCGCTCAACCTGACCGACGCGCAGCACCGCGCGCTCGCGAGCCGCCTGGCGCGAAATCTCCTGCCCGAGAATCGCACCTACACCTATCACCACTACCTCGACAACTGCACCACGCGCCTGCGCGACCTCCTCGACGACGTGACGGGCGGCGCGGTCGAGCGGCAGCTTCGGGGCCGGCCCACCGGCTATACCTTCCGCGACCTCACGCGCGAAGGCTTCGCCGGGCGGCTCGAGGTGCTGGCGCTGAGCGAGCTCCTCCTCGGCCGCGCGCTCGACCGCCCCGTGGACGCCTGGACAGGGGGGTTTCTGCCGATGTTCCTCGAACCCGACCTGGGCAAGGTGCAGGTCGGCGGGCGCTCGCTCCTCGGGCCGGTCGACGTGCTGCACCGCCGCGTGGGTCCCGAGGCCAATCAGGGAAATCCGCTCGCCGGCGTGACGCTCCTCGGGCTGACCGCGGGAGGCCTCGCGCTCCTCGGCGCGCTCGCGCTCTATCTCGCGCGCAAACGTTCGCGCTGGACGGGGCTCTGCCTCGTCCCGTCGGCGCTGCTCGTGGGGCTGAACGGCCTGCTCGTCTGGAGCCTCGTCCTCTTCGTGAAGCTCCCCGAGATCCGCGAGAACGAACTCGCGCTGCTGCTCTGGCCGACCGACCTCCTGCTCCTCTGGCCGGCGGTACGGCTGCTGCGCGGACGCCTCTTCGTCGGGGCACTGCTCCGCGGGTATCTGAAGGCCCGCCTCGCCGGGGTGGCGCTGCTCCTCCTCGGACACGCGGTGGGGCTCCTGCACCAGGAGCCGCGCCTCTGGCTCCTCTTCGGGCTCGCGCTCGTGCCGGGGTGGCTCTGCCTGCTCCGGCTGCCGCGGACGCTCGAAGCAGAAGGCCCGCTCCCCTCCGCGACCGCCGTCGAGGCGTAG
- a CDS encoding HAMP domain-containing protein, whose product MPRSISGRIFGGFLVLMLAFGGVMGFAIYRMQAVREQLALINRSYLRLTLLLGELHVTQGNLLTTVAERAAGGGISDFVQRQVELARQYRLNRVRAARQLVHRTLAAQAGHRDVQVLRRIETSLRELEQAFAGHEGRFDRLFGAQGGEGWQLRQVGEALLGQERKLGSRIWRLRYLLRGEVEAAALEVEADQRATVWAGSALVLLVLLVSLAVTLRARRTLSPLRTLVEGTKRIGSGDYAGRVNVPSDDELGVLAAEFNHMASAVEEREQRLIRSERMAAAGLLASHITHEVRNPLSSISLNTEMLEEELTAFAPDASQEARALCGAIRKEVDRLTGITEEYLAFARLPKPNLETENVNEILGSLLSFMSGELAGRGVKLEYAPGGVPTIQADENQLRQAFLNLVRNAGEAMAATGGVLRVTTAAEEGAVEVRVADTGPGIDGVHLGRVFEPFFSTKEGGTGLGLALTQQIVQEHGGGIAVESTPGTGTTFTVRLPVSGGRDRVGEV is encoded by the coding sequence ATGCCCCGGTCGATCTCGGGCCGCATCTTCGGCGGCTTCCTCGTGCTGATGCTGGCCTTCGGCGGCGTGATGGGCTTCGCCATCTACCGCATGCAGGCCGTGCGCGAGCAGCTCGCCCTCATCAACCGGAGCTACCTGCGCCTGACGCTGCTCCTCGGGGAGCTGCACGTGACGCAGGGGAACCTGCTCACCACCGTGGCCGAGCGGGCCGCGGGGGGCGGCATCTCCGATTTCGTGCAACGTCAGGTGGAGCTGGCCCGCCAGTACCGGCTGAATCGCGTGCGTGCGGCGCGTCAACTCGTGCACCGCACGCTCGCGGCGCAGGCGGGTCATCGCGACGTCCAGGTGCTGCGGCGCATCGAGACCAGCCTGCGCGAGCTCGAGCAGGCCTTCGCCGGCCACGAGGGGCGCTTCGACCGGCTCTTCGGCGCGCAGGGGGGGGAGGGGTGGCAGCTGCGCCAGGTGGGGGAGGCGCTGCTCGGGCAGGAGCGCAAGCTCGGCAGCCGCATCTGGCGTCTGCGGTACCTTCTGCGCGGCGAGGTCGAGGCGGCCGCCCTCGAGGTGGAGGCCGATCAGCGCGCCACCGTCTGGGCCGGCTCGGCGCTGGTGCTCCTGGTGCTCCTCGTCAGCCTCGCGGTGACCCTGCGCGCGCGTCGCACGCTGAGCCCGCTCCGCACGCTCGTGGAGGGGACCAAGCGCATCGGGAGCGGGGACTACGCCGGGCGCGTGAACGTCCCCTCCGACGACGAGCTCGGCGTGCTGGCCGCCGAGTTCAACCACATGGCCTCCGCCGTCGAGGAGCGCGAGCAACGCCTCATCCGCAGCGAGCGCATGGCCGCCGCGGGGCTCCTCGCCTCGCACATCACGCACGAGGTGCGCAATCCGCTCAGCTCCATCTCGCTCAACACCGAGATGCTCGAGGAGGAGCTGACCGCCTTCGCTCCCGACGCGAGCCAGGAGGCGCGGGCTCTCTGCGGCGCGATCCGCAAGGAGGTGGATCGCCTGACTGGCATCACCGAGGAGTACCTGGCCTTCGCGCGCCTGCCGAAGCCGAACCTCGAGACCGAGAACGTGAACGAGATCCTGGGCAGCCTGCTCTCCTTCATGTCCGGCGAGCTGGCGGGTCGCGGCGTGAAGCTCGAGTACGCGCCGGGCGGGGTGCCCACGATCCAGGCCGACGAGAATCAGCTGCGGCAGGCCTTTCTGAACCTCGTGCGCAACGCCGGCGAGGCGATGGCAGCGACGGGAGGGGTGCTGCGGGTCACCACCGCGGCCGAGGAGGGCGCGGTGGAGGTGCGGGTGGCCGACACCGGCCCCGGGATCGACGGCGTCCACCTCGGGCGGGTCTTCGAACCTTTCTTCTCCACCAAGGAAGGCGGGACGGGGCTGGGGCTGGCGCTCACGCAGCAGATCGTGCAGGAGCACGGCGGCGGGATCGCCGTGGAGAGCACGCCTGGAACGGGCACGACCTTCACCGTGCGTTTGCCTGTTTCGGGGGGGCGGGATAGAGTGGGAGAGGTCTAG
- a CDS encoding sigma-70 family RNA polymerase sigma factor, translated as MNAREASSNLASRVSARLDEAARAELAHAPELVESLEAALREGVAAWPAVSVELDRFCAHVAARFPRDSALARLLPRWRLGDLYLAFACAEGSPAARDAFYAEFVPRLRATLRQLRLGAALADELEQELLLELFVGRGGSPPLLAGYSGLGHLSTWLRVVAERTARRGLGHEKRHAKLAQDLLAEELCRDAANPTLNLAKAKYREPFRRALLRALEGLAPKERALLQQRFADGLGLEEIAATQRVHASTIHRRLERLRQTLLERTLAGLAAELEIPTEECSTIVRLLQGSFEVSLRSFFRGPSESNDDAP; from the coding sequence ATGAACGCCCGCGAAGCCTCCTCGAACCTGGCCTCGCGCGTCTCCGCTCGCCTCGACGAGGCCGCGCGCGCCGAGCTGGCCCATGCTCCGGAGCTCGTGGAGTCGCTCGAGGCGGCGCTCCGCGAGGGGGTCGCCGCCTGGCCCGCGGTCTCCGTCGAGCTCGACCGCTTCTGCGCCCATGTGGCGGCCCGCTTCCCCCGCGACTCCGCCCTGGCGCGTCTCCTGCCGCGCTGGCGCCTCGGCGACCTCTACCTGGCCTTCGCCTGCGCCGAGGGGAGTCCGGCCGCGCGTGACGCGTTCTACGCGGAGTTCGTCCCGCGCCTTCGCGCCACGCTGCGCCAGCTGCGTCTGGGCGCAGCGCTCGCCGACGAGCTGGAGCAAGAGCTCCTCCTGGAGCTCTTCGTGGGCCGCGGCGGTTCGCCTCCGCTCCTCGCCGGCTACTCCGGCCTCGGGCACCTCTCGACCTGGCTTCGCGTGGTCGCCGAACGCACCGCTCGCCGGGGCCTCGGGCACGAGAAGCGGCACGCGAAGCTGGCGCAGGACCTGCTCGCCGAGGAGCTCTGTCGGGACGCGGCGAATCCGACCCTGAACCTCGCCAAGGCGAAATACCGCGAGCCGTTCCGCCGAGCCCTGCTCCGTGCGCTCGAGGGGCTCGCACCGAAGGAGCGGGCGCTGCTCCAGCAGCGCTTCGCCGACGGCCTCGGGCTCGAAGAAATCGCGGCCACCCAGCGCGTGCACGCGAGCACGATCCATCGCCGCCTGGAGCGCCTGCGCCAGACGCTGCTCGAACGCACGCTGGCCGGCCTGGCAGCGGAGCTCGAGATCCCCACCGAGGAGTGCTCCACCATCGTGCGTCTGCTT
- a CDS encoding polysaccharide lyase translates to MTRRNPASRRPLARGGHPTEDRPRAGLVSLVLLALLGPAACSSQLAGGPLDDGGPSEYRGHDSDGKGKGCPCNGRTPKYCECRPDSGAVPSADLAAPAADLGAPGADLATVKRDSGVATDTLRVADARVATDTTRPPTADSSAPPPGGTTPLWHADADSNGMAAWKNQQEAYPDRLDLVTDPEGRFGKVYQAKLVDGDRYTDGKARCELYGSVLPNGTYFKYVEGDDLYFGWRTRINAGIAFRSSGNGGNLTQFKGDSSCGGPAIGLTFYDGKVSVRSELYGVMWYGPSVPAFAGAWHDLVFHIKFSKSQSVGFVELWLDGVRQTFKDGSTQYRMPTMCPGDAYVYLKMGLYRSSELTGTAYHWIESPRIGTSFASVVPR, encoded by the coding sequence ATGACGCGACGAAATCCGGCCTCTCGCAGACCCCTCGCCCGAGGAGGGCACCCGACGGAGGACCGGCCCCGCGCCGGGCTCGTGTCCCTCGTCCTTTTGGCCCTGCTCGGACCGGCGGCCTGCTCGAGCCAGCTCGCGGGGGGTCCGCTCGACGACGGGGGCCCCTCCGAGTACCGAGGTCACGACTCCGACGGCAAGGGAAAGGGGTGCCCCTGCAACGGGCGGACGCCCAAGTACTGCGAGTGTCGACCCGACAGCGGCGCTGTGCCGAGCGCCGACCTGGCCGCGCCCGCCGCGGACCTTGGCGCGCCGGGCGCGGACCTCGCCACGGTGAAGCGCGACAGCGGCGTGGCGACGGATACTCTGCGCGTCGCCGACGCGCGCGTGGCGACGGACACGACGCGCCCACCGACCGCCGACTCCTCCGCGCCCCCTCCCGGCGGCACGACGCCGCTCTGGCACGCGGACGCCGACAGCAACGGCATGGCCGCCTGGAAGAACCAGCAGGAGGCCTACCCCGATCGTCTGGACCTCGTGACCGACCCCGAGGGCCGCTTCGGCAAGGTCTACCAGGCCAAGCTCGTGGACGGGGACCGCTACACCGACGGAAAGGCCCGCTGCGAGCTCTACGGCTCGGTCCTGCCGAACGGCACCTACTTCAAGTACGTGGAGGGCGACGACCTCTACTTCGGCTGGCGCACGCGCATCAACGCCGGCATCGCCTTCCGCTCGAGCGGCAACGGCGGGAATCTGACGCAGTTCAAGGGCGACTCGTCGTGCGGCGGCCCGGCCATCGGACTCACCTTCTACGACGGCAAGGTGAGCGTGCGCTCGGAGCTCTACGGCGTGATGTGGTACGGCCCGAGCGTACCGGCCTTCGCCGGCGCGTGGCACGACCTCGTCTTCCACATCAAGTTCTCCAAGAGCCAGAGCGTGGGGTTCGTCGAGCTCTGGCTGGACGGCGTGCGGCAGACCTTCAAGGACGGCAGCACGCAGTACCGCATGCCCACGATGTGCCCGGGCGACGCGTACGTCTATCTCAAGATGGGGCTCTACCGCAGCTCGGAGCTCACCGGCACGGCCTACCACTGGATCGAGAGTCCGCGCATCGGCACGTCGTTCGCGTCGGTCGTGCCCCGGTAG